A section of the Aphis gossypii isolate Hap1 unplaced genomic scaffold, ASM2018417v2 Contig00533, whole genome shotgun sequence genome encodes:
- the LOC126554529 gene encoding uncharacterized protein LOC126554529 codes for MLYHPNQPDRDIPFTSNRAFYRYDGSKRIWLTYSSKHSALFCSICLAFGTLCDKNTFTVGVNDWRHIYQRIEEHEKSKTHGNSVDAYFLKNSSSSVDQLLIYDHCNLRKKQVDEKRQVLTRIIDIIKMIGKRGLSYRRTSSNEAAYTLNDHTIDHGTFLETVILLSKYYPILKLHVDSSIEKSKLCHNSGSKQGGGTLTFLSKTTVGYILDTCSSMIKSNISKEVIEAANIDILNCVGNSTDGAANMQGQYRGFSAKLSETGATQLHIWCYAHVLNLVICDVTENKVEALSLFGLLNNCAVFIRESYKRMDIWLEKCSNKRLGTIGQTRWWAKDIALSKIFGHFNEQENSLYIELITTLEEIYTDSNIKSDIRYKSKGLLESLCKYETILTAQTFLRIFKYTTHLSKYLQTRGLDLLQAHRMVTNTIISIKDISRDFSATKEAADKFVQRANIKLELLESNLTVEDSFPEVRQRKKKRLFSYESEDEQSINRIYNYESRIAGFCFKMGNIELKFDRRVLQHQIK; via the exons atgttgtatcATCCAAATCAACCAGATAGAGACATTCCTTTTACATCAAATAGAGCATTCTATCGTTATGATGGTAGTAAACGAATTTGGTTAACTTATAGTTCCAAACATTCAGctttattttgtagtatatGTCTAGCGTTTGGAACTTTGTGtgacaaaaatacatttacagtAGGCGTAAATGATTGGCGACATATTTACCAACGTATTGAAGAGcatgaaaaaagtaaaacacatGGTAATAGTGTAGATGCTTACTTCTTGAAAAATAGTAGTAGTTCGGTTGatcaattacttatatatgaTCATTGtaatttgagaaaaaaacaaGTAGATGAAAAGAGACAGGTACTAACAAGAatcattgatataattaaaatgataggaAAACGTGGACTTAGTTATAGAAGAACAAGTTCCAATGAAGCTGCGTATACCCTAAATGACCATACAATAGACCATGGCACATTTCTTGAAacggttattttattaagcaaATATTACCCTATTCTAAAATTACACGTTGACTCTtcaattgaaaaaagtaaattatgtcATAATTCCGGTTCTAAACAAGGAGGTGGTACCTTAACGTTTCTATCTAAGACTACTGTAGGTTATATATTGGATACTTGTTCTTCTAtgataaaatctaatatttcaaaagaagTTATCGAGGCTG caaatattgatatattaaattgcgTGGGAAATTCAACTGATGGAGCGGCTAATATGCAGGGGCAATATAGAGGGTTTTCGGCAAAACTCAGTGAAACGGGGGCTACCCAACTACATATTTGGTGCTATGCACACGTCTTGAACTTAGTCATTTGTGATGTTACTGAAAATAAAGTAGAAGCATTATCTTTGTTTGGTTTACTCAATAATTGTGCTGTATTTATTAGAGAATCATACAAAAGAATGGATATTTGGTTAGAAAAGTGTTCAAATAAACGACTTGGTACCATTGGACAAACTAGATGGTGGGCAAAAGATATCgctttatcaaaaatatttggacATTTTAATGAACAAGAAAATAGTCTTTATATTGAGTTAATAACAACGCTAGAAGAGATATACACagattctaatattaaatcagaTATACGCTACAAGTCAAAAGGTTTATTGGAATCTCTTTGTAAATACGAAACTATTTTAACAGCCCAAACATTTTTACGTATCTTTAAATACACCAcacatttatcaaaatatttgcaGACGCGAGGTCTAGATTTATTACAAGCTCATAGAATggtaacaaatacaataattagtattaaagaTATATCTCGAGATTTTTCCGCCACCAAAGAAGCGGCAGATAAATTCGTCCAAAGGgccaatataaaattagaattacttGAAAGTAATTTAACTGTAGAAGATAGTTTTCCAGAAGTTCGtcaacgtaaaaaaaaacgtttattcTCTTATGAATCTGAAGATGAACAAAGCATTaatcgtatttataattatgaat CAAGAATTGCAGGATTTTGCTTTAAAATGGGAAACATTGAGTTAAAGTTTGACAGAAGAGTATTACAACACCAAATCAAATAA
- the LOC126554530 gene encoding zinc finger MYM-type protein 1-like: MLYHPNQPDRDIPFTSNRAFYRYDGSKRIWLTYSSKHSALFCSICLAFGTLCDKNTFTVGVNDWRHIYQRIEEHEKSKTHGNSVDAYFLKNSSSSVDQLLIYDHCNLRKKQVDEKRQVLTRIIDIIKMIGKRGLSYRRTSSNEAAYTLNDHTIDHGTFLETVILLSKYYPILKLHVDSSIEKSKLCHNSGSKQGGGTLTFLSKTTVGYILDTCSSMIKSNISKEVIEAGMYSIQLDTTQDTSISDQCSIIIRYVSKFSVKERLLAMIKCNVNLRLEKHLLNYC; encoded by the coding sequence atgttgtatcATCCAAATCAACCAGATAGAGACATTCCTTTTACATCAAATAGAGCATTCTATCGTTATGATGGTAGTAAACGAATTTGGTTAACTTATAGTTCCAAACATTCAGctttattttgtagtatatGTCTAGCGTTTGGAACTTTGTGtgacaaaaatacatttacagtAGGCGTAAATGATTGGCGACATATTTACCAACGTATTGAAGAGcatgaaaaaagtaaaacacatGGTAATAGTGTAGATGCTTACTTCTTGAAAAATAGTAGTAGTTCGGTTGatcaattacttatatatgaTCATTGtaatttgagaaaaaaacaaGTAGATGAAAAGAGACAGGTACTAACAAGAatcattgatataattaaaatgataggaAAACGTGGACTTAGTTATAGAAGAACAAGTTCCAATGAAGCTGCGTATACCCTAAATGACCATACAATAGACCATGGCACATTTCTTGAAacggttattttattaagcaaATATTACCCTATTCTAAAATTACACGTTGACTCTtcaattgaaaaaagtaaattatgtcATAATTCCGGTTCTAAACAAGGAGGTGGTACCTTAACGTTTCTATCTAAGACTACTGTAGGTTATATATTGGATACTTGTTCTTCTAtgataaaatctaatatttcaaaagaagTTATCGAGGCTGGTATGTACTCAATTCAGCTGGATACAACCCAAGATACTTCAATAAGTGATCAatgctcaataataataagatacgtTTCAAAATTTAGTGTAAAAGAAAGATTATTAgctatgataaaatgtaatgtaaatcTTCGACTGGAGAAGCATTTGTTGAACTATTGCTGA